In one window of Prevotella sp. E13-17 DNA:
- a CDS encoding 1-deoxy-D-xylulose-5-phosphate reductoisomerase yields MKQIAILGSTGSIGTQALEVIEEHSDLYEVYCLTANNKVELLAQQAHKFKPAAIVIANEARYEELKQLMSDMPDVKVYAGARALDEIVEAGPIDMVLTAMVGFAGLSPTIHAIKAHKTICLANKETLVVAGELICKLALENRSSILPVDSEHSAIFQSLVGEDNNPIDKILLTASGGPFRLKSMEEIAHVTKADALRHPTWDMGAKITIDSASMMNKGFEVIEAKWLFGVEASQIQVLVHPQSIVHSAVQFQDGSVKAQLGVPDMRLPIQYAFSFPQRLPLSGQRLDLFKQPLEFFEPDLNKFRCLAMAYEAIHQGGNMPCIVNAANEIVNRAFLEDRCGFLQMGDIIAQTMQRATFVKTPTYEDYLNSDAEARRIATELL; encoded by the coding sequence ATGAAACAAATAGCAATTCTCGGTTCTACCGGCTCTATTGGCACACAAGCCCTTGAGGTCATAGAGGAACACTCAGACCTCTACGAGGTATATTGCCTCACAGCCAACAACAAAGTAGAACTTTTGGCACAACAGGCACACAAGTTTAAGCCTGCCGCCATTGTCATAGCCAACGAGGCCCGCTACGAAGAACTCAAGCAACTGATGAGCGACATGCCCGACGTGAAGGTGTATGCCGGTGCTCGCGCGCTTGACGAAATCGTGGAAGCAGGTCCTATAGACATGGTATTGACTGCCATGGTTGGTTTTGCAGGTCTCTCACCCACCATCCATGCCATCAAAGCACATAAGACCATCTGTCTGGCCAACAAGGAAACGCTGGTTGTTGCCGGTGAACTTATTTGCAAGCTTGCCCTTGAGAACCGGTCTTCAATCTTGCCCGTTGACAGCGAGCACTCTGCCATCTTCCAGAGTTTGGTTGGCGAAGACAACAACCCCATTGACAAGATTCTCCTGACAGCCTCAGGCGGTCCTTTCCGCCTGAAAAGCATGGAAGAGATTGCGCACGTCACAAAAGCAGATGCCCTGCGTCACCCCACCTGGGATATGGGTGCCAAAATCACCATCGACTCTGCATCCATGATGAATAAGGGCTTCGAAGTGATTGAAGCCAAATGGCTGTTTGGCGTAGAGGCCTCACAGATACAAGTATTGGTTCATCCCCAGAGCATCGTGCATTCCGCCGTCCAATTCCAAGACGGTTCGGTCAAAGCGCAGCTCGGTGTACCCGACATGCGCCTGCCTATCCAGTATGCATTCTCGTTCCCACAACGTCTGCCTCTTAGCGGTCAGCGCTTGGATTTGTTCAAACAGCCACTCGAATTTTTCGAGCCCGACCTCAACAAGTTCCGTTGTCTGGCCATGGCCTACGAAGCCATTCACCAAGGAGGCAACATGCCCTGTATTGTCAATGCTGCCAACGAGATTGTAAATAGAGCATTCCTTGAGGACCGCTGCGGCTTCCTACAGATGGGCGACATCATAGCCCAGACCATGCAGCGCGCCACCTTTGTGAAGACTCCTACCTATGAAGATTATCTCAACTCCGATGCCGAGGCACGTCGCATCGCCACGGAGCTATTATAA
- a CDS encoding ComEC/Rec2 family competence protein, with the protein MRRLHFTALLGLTICLMVGLILYNGLKPENERARRYSQNRHTSRAMDGYRHMMAERYAMLTTDEADRSVLAAMTLGEKKAVGKDVRRIYSVTGAAHVLALSGLHLSIIYMLLMRLSLNRQRSVLVQTIILSMVWGYTLLTGMATSTVRSAIMLTVYSLLALGGRRGYPLNVLALTALILMISDRTVVYDIGFQLSFAAVLSIVLITPVVDELVDKNRFLKYPVVKWLWDLMVVSVAAQIGVAPLLAYHFGTFSPYFLLTNFIAIPSVTIILYLALLFWVTPFDVVGQLLVGVVHILNKVLALLAQIPYSVIDHLHPTVVQTILIYVGFGCWYAAILKLLQKPQNVV; encoded by the coding sequence ATGAGACGATTGCATTTCACAGCACTATTGGGACTCACCATTTGTTTGATGGTGGGTCTCATTTTGTATAATGGCCTGAAACCGGAAAATGAGCGAGCCAGACGCTATTCGCAGAATCGTCATACAAGCAGGGCAATGGATGGCTATCGACACATGATGGCAGAGAGATATGCCATGCTGACAACTGATGAGGCCGACCGTAGTGTGCTGGCGGCAATGACTTTAGGCGAAAAGAAAGCAGTCGGTAAGGATGTCAGGCGAATCTATTCTGTGACAGGTGCTGCTCATGTTCTGGCGTTGAGCGGCTTGCATCTCAGTATCATCTATATGTTGCTGATGAGACTTTCGCTGAACAGACAACGAAGTGTCTTGGTGCAGACCATCATTTTGTCGATGGTGTGGGGCTATACGTTGTTGACAGGCATGGCAACAAGCACGGTGCGTTCTGCTATTATGCTGACGGTCTATTCGCTGTTGGCATTGGGCGGACGCAGGGGATACCCGCTCAATGTGTTGGCGCTGACGGCCCTCATCCTGATGATTTCAGATCGTACGGTGGTATATGATATTGGTTTTCAGTTGTCGTTTGCAGCCGTATTATCAATTGTTTTAATCACGCCTGTTGTCGATGAATTGGTCGATAAGAATCGTTTTTTAAAGTATCCGGTGGTCAAATGGCTTTGGGACCTGATGGTCGTGTCGGTGGCTGCTCAGATAGGTGTGGCACCATTGTTGGCATATCATTTCGGTACATTCTCACCCTATTTCCTGTTAACCAACTTTATAGCTATTCCATCGGTGACCATCATCTTGTATTTGGCATTGCTTTTCTGGGTGACACCTTTCGATGTGGTCGGGCAACTGCTGGTGGGAGTGGTACATATATTAAATAAGGTACTTGCGCTGTTGGCACAAATACCTTATTCGGTGATTGATCATCTGCATCCTACGGTCGTGCAGACCATTCTTATCTATGTCGGTTTCGGATGCTGGTATGCAGCCATCCTCAAACTGTTACAGAAGCCTCAGAATGTCGTTTAG
- the rseP gene encoding RIP metalloprotease RseP, which yields MEVFLIKLLQFMLAIGLLVLLHEGGHFFFSKLFGVRVEKFYLFFDVSIAKWKGALFKFKPKKSDTEYGIGWLPLGGYCKIAGMIDESFDTEQMKQPVQPWEFRSKPAWQRLFIMIGGVLVNFLLALFIYSMVLYTWGESYVPVSEMSQGMEFNKQAHELGFKDGDVLLAADGKPFKKFDSDLFRVISEAQQVDVLRQGQPATITLPGDLNLLEMIQSAPIFCRAYLPAVVDSVLPNTAAAAAGLQKGAVLLSINGKAINSYNQFIDEIGRMSDVYKAAQTPQEQLAARAITITYRQQGHTFRASTTLSSDLKLGFAPKAIYEPTTTRYSFFESFPAGIRYGWHVLASYVDDLKYVFTSDGVKSLGGFGSIGNLFPATWNWHQFWLMTAFLSIILAFMNILPIPALDGGHVLFLIYEMITRRKPSETFMIRAEYVGFGIVILLMIVANLNDILRLL from the coding sequence ATGGAAGTATTTCTCATAAAACTCCTGCAGTTCATGCTTGCCATCGGACTGCTTGTACTCCTCCACGAAGGAGGTCACTTCTTCTTTTCCAAACTCTTTGGCGTACGCGTAGAGAAGTTCTACCTCTTCTTCGACGTATCCATTGCCAAATGGAAAGGCGCCCTTTTCAAGTTTAAGCCAAAGAAAAGCGACACTGAATACGGTATCGGCTGGCTTCCCCTCGGAGGCTACTGCAAGATAGCCGGCATGATTGACGAAAGCTTCGACACCGAACAGATGAAACAGCCCGTTCAGCCTTGGGAATTTCGCTCAAAGCCAGCATGGCAGCGTCTGTTTATCATGATTGGCGGTGTGCTTGTCAACTTCCTCCTGGCTCTGTTCATCTATTCGATGGTGCTCTACACCTGGGGCGAGTCGTATGTACCCGTCAGCGAGATGTCACAAGGCATGGAGTTCAACAAGCAGGCGCACGAGCTGGGCTTCAAGGATGGCGACGTGCTGCTGGCCGCAGATGGCAAGCCTTTCAAGAAGTTCGATAGCGACCTTTTCCGCGTCATCTCAGAGGCACAACAGGTTGACGTGCTGCGCCAAGGACAGCCTGCCACCATCACACTGCCTGGCGACTTGAACCTTCTGGAGATGATTCAGTCGGCACCCATCTTCTGTCGCGCATACCTCCCCGCTGTCGTAGATAGCGTTCTGCCCAATACCGCAGCAGCTGCTGCTGGTTTACAGAAAGGAGCCGTACTGCTGAGCATCAATGGTAAAGCCATCAATTCATACAATCAGTTTATAGATGAGATTGGCAGAATGAGCGATGTCTATAAAGCTGCACAAACACCTCAGGAACAATTAGCGGCTCGTGCCATCACTATTACCTACCGTCAGCAAGGCCACACCTTCCGTGCCAGCACTACATTGAGTTCAGACCTGAAGCTTGGCTTCGCACCAAAAGCCATCTACGAACCCACAACCACACGGTATAGCTTCTTCGAGAGTTTCCCCGCTGGAATCAGATATGGTTGGCACGTGCTTGCGTCCTACGTTGACGACCTCAAGTATGTCTTCACCTCCGATGGTGTCAAGTCGCTCGGTGGATTTGGTTCTATAGGCAATCTCTTCCCTGCCACCTGGAACTGGCATCAGTTCTGGCTGATGACGGCATTCCTCAGCATCATCCTTGCTTTCATGAATATTCTGCCCATCCCAGCACTCGACGGTGGCCATGTGCTCTTCCTCATCTACGAGATGATTACCCGCCGCAAACCCTCAGAGACTTTCATGATACGCGCAGAGTATGTAGGTTTCGGCATTGTCATCCTGCTGATGATTGTTGCCAACCTAAACGACATTCTGAGGCTTCTGTAA
- the rimM gene encoding ribosome maturation factor RimM (Essential for efficient processing of 16S rRNA) — translation MIRKEDVYKIGKIGKAHGVKGELSFMFDDDIFDRADADYLILEVDGILVPFFMEEYRFRSDSTALVKFCDIDTLERAKELTNCDVFLPRNMNEDQEDITWTYFVGFTIIDHDSQKTVGRIASIDDTTINILFCLEDGLLIPASEDLITAIDQNKKTITMALPQGIFDI, via the coding sequence ATGATACGTAAGGAAGACGTCTATAAGATAGGAAAGATAGGAAAGGCTCACGGTGTTAAGGGTGAACTCAGCTTTATGTTCGACGATGACATCTTCGACCGTGCCGATGCCGACTACCTGATTCTGGAGGTTGATGGCATTCTGGTACCTTTCTTTATGGAAGAATATCGTTTCCGCTCGGACTCCACCGCCTTAGTAAAATTCTGCGATATCGATACGCTCGAACGTGCAAAGGAACTAACCAACTGTGATGTATTCCTGCCTCGCAACATGAACGAAGACCAGGAAGACATTACATGGACCTACTTTGTTGGATTTACCATCATCGACCACGACAGTCAGAAGACAGTCGGCCGCATTGCCAGCATTGACGACACGACCATCAATATCCTTTTTTGTTTAGAAGACGGACTACTCATACCCGCTTCCGAGGATCTTATCACAGCTATCGATCAGAACAAGAAAACAATAACAATGGCCCTTCCTCAGGGCATCTTTGATATATGA
- a CDS encoding DUF5107 domain-containing protein, whose translation MVKAWREMVTIPTYEVGRPDKNPMFLEKRVYQGSSGVVYPYPVIESISNEKVDKEYKAVFLENEYIKVMVLPELGGRVQMAYDKIAQRHFVYYNHVIKPALVGLVGPWISGGIEFNWPQHHRPTTFMPADSTIEECEDGSVCVWVSEMEKMFHQKGMAGFVLRPGCAYLEIRGVLYNRTDVPQTFLWWANPAVEVNDAYQSVFPPDINAVFDHGKRAVSSFPIATGIYYKMDYSAGVDISNYKNIYVPTSYMGVNSRYNFEGGYENDTKAGMLHVASHHFSPGKKQWTWGNGDFGRAWDRNLTDEIVADKGDETSHLSPLTSHLKEGFRPYIELMAGVYTENQPDFSWLMPYEEKHFVQYFMPYRELGMVKEASKDLLVNVDVTDDAQGEQKTVMKVFATSRQQVRLVLETDGGEVLYDEERVLTPEAVLVETFPLTDMQTLNLRIYKRMYNNTERCVLQWHAEPDEIRPIPDSAEAALLPEQIKTNEQLYLTGLHLEQYRHATWNPLDYYEEALRRDPDDIRCLNAMGLWYIRKGRFALAEGYLRKAVKLSQKRNPNPYDSEPIYNLALALKYQQRYDEAYELFWKATWSKAWADAGFFEAAKVSARQGRYDEAIEELDRSLAYNAHNQKALALKAAVLRRMGKTECAISVCETALQTDLFNYGCRYEKYLLTGSKVALCELQSMMQGLAKNYDELAMDYLTTGFIDEAQAVWQLAIEAKAVTPMTYYYMGYAAHTQNGDDALYFKQAEQTCPDYCFPNRLEDVVVLEEAKKHGCAMAPYYLGCLYYAARQYDLAVENWEMASKRKPDFPTVWRNLALAYFNKQQREALALECMERAFHLDETDARVLMELDQLYKRLHRPHQERLTFLQRYPQLIAQRDDLVLEEITLLNQLERYEEAMHKLDAHIFHPWEGGEGKVPAQYQICRVERAKQLLKADPQSAEAKRLLEECLVYPAHLGEGKLYGAQDNDFLYFLGRYEEGIVGPTEPAAAMYYNDAKPDKIFYAGLCYRKLGQEDKARGLFNKLINYGKQHIFEHQVMDYFAVSLPDLLIWEDSLDMKNQIHCKYMLALGYYGLGDRAHALRYLSEVEALDNNHQGIQQFRSLINLL comes from the coding sequence ATGGTAAAAGCTTGGAGAGAAATGGTGACGATACCCACCTACGAGGTGGGACGTCCCGACAAGAACCCAATGTTCCTGGAGAAACGCGTGTACCAGGGTTCGAGTGGTGTGGTCTATCCTTATCCCGTCATAGAGAGTATCAGCAACGAGAAGGTGGACAAGGAGTACAAGGCTGTCTTTTTGGAAAACGAATACATCAAGGTGATGGTGTTGCCCGAACTGGGTGGCAGAGTGCAGATGGCCTACGACAAGATAGCCCAGCGCCACTTTGTCTATTATAACCATGTCATCAAGCCTGCATTGGTCGGACTGGTAGGCCCCTGGATATCTGGTGGCATAGAGTTCAACTGGCCCCAGCACCACCGTCCCACCACGTTTATGCCCGCCGACAGCACCATCGAGGAGTGTGAGGACGGCTCGGTATGTGTGTGGGTGAGTGAGATGGAGAAAATGTTCCATCAGAAGGGAATGGCAGGATTTGTGCTGCGCCCAGGTTGTGCTTATCTGGAAATACGTGGTGTGCTGTATAACCGCACGGATGTGCCCCAGACTTTTCTGTGGTGGGCTAACCCCGCAGTAGAGGTCAACGATGCCTACCAATCGGTGTTTCCACCCGATATCAATGCCGTGTTCGATCATGGCAAACGTGCCGTTTCGTCGTTCCCCATTGCCACGGGCATCTATTACAAGATGGACTATTCGGCAGGTGTGGACATCTCGAACTATAAGAATATCTATGTACCCACATCCTATATGGGCGTGAATTCGCGCTATAACTTCGAGGGTGGCTATGAGAACGACACGAAGGCGGGCATGCTGCATGTGGCCAGTCACCACTTCTCGCCAGGTAAAAAACAGTGGACTTGGGGTAACGGCGACTTCGGACGCGCCTGGGACCGCAACCTCACCGACGAGATTGTCGCCGACAAGGGTGATGAAACTTCTCACCTTTCACCTCTCACTTCTCACTTGAAAGAAGGCTTCCGGCCCTACATCGAACTGATGGCTGGCGTCTATACCGAGAACCAACCAGACTTTTCATGGCTGATGCCTTACGAGGAAAAGCATTTTGTGCAGTACTTTATGCCCTATCGTGAGTTGGGCATGGTGAAGGAAGCATCGAAAGATCTGTTGGTCAATGTTGATGTGACCGACGACGCACAGGGCGAACAAAAGACCGTCATGAAGGTGTTTGCCACATCTAGACAGCAGGTGAGACTGGTGCTTGAGACTGATGGCGGCGAGGTGCTCTATGACGAAGAAAGGGTGCTGACCCCCGAGGCGGTGTTGGTGGAGACCTTTCCGCTGACAGACATGCAGACTCTGAACCTCAGAATATACAAGCGCATGTATAACAATACGGAGCGTTGTGTGTTACAGTGGCATGCTGAGCCCGATGAAATCAGACCTATCCCCGACAGCGCTGAGGCTGCGCTGCTGCCCGAACAGATCAAGACCAACGAACAATTGTATCTCACAGGACTGCACTTGGAACAGTATCGCCATGCCACATGGAACCCGTTGGACTACTATGAAGAGGCTCTGCGACGCGATCCTGACGATATTCGTTGCCTGAACGCCATGGGCTTGTGGTACATCCGCAAGGGCCGTTTTGCACTGGCAGAGGGCTATCTGAGAAAGGCCGTGAAGTTGTCGCAGAAGCGTAATCCCAATCCTTACGACAGTGAGCCCATCTATAATCTGGCATTGGCGCTGAAATATCAGCAACGCTACGATGAGGCCTATGAGCTGTTCTGGAAGGCTACCTGGAGCAAGGCCTGGGCAGATGCAGGCTTCTTTGAGGCAGCAAAGGTCAGCGCAAGACAGGGACGCTATGACGAGGCGATTGAAGAACTGGACCGCTCGCTGGCATACAATGCCCACAACCAGAAGGCGCTGGCACTGAAGGCTGCGGTGCTGCGTCGCATGGGTAAGACAGAGTGCGCCATCAGTGTATGTGAGACCGCACTGCAGACAGATCTGTTTAACTATGGTTGCCGCTACGAAAAGTACCTCCTTACGGGCAGTAAAGTGGCACTTTGCGAACTGCAAAGCATGATGCAAGGATTGGCAAAGAACTATGATGAGTTGGCAATGGACTATCTGACGACTGGTTTCATCGACGAAGCACAGGCTGTCTGGCAGCTGGCCATCGAGGCAAAGGCTGTGACGCCCATGACCTATTATTATATGGGCTATGCCGCACATACGCAGAATGGCGATGATGCTCTTTACTTCAAACAGGCAGAACAGACATGCCCTGACTATTGCTTCCCTAACCGTCTGGAGGACGTTGTCGTGCTGGAAGAGGCAAAGAAGCATGGGTGTGCCATGGCTCCTTATTACCTGGGATGCCTGTATTATGCTGCACGACAGTATGACTTGGCTGTGGAAAACTGGGAGATGGCAAGCAAACGCAAACCAGACTTCCCGACAGTGTGGCGTAATCTGGCACTAGCTTATTTCAACAAGCAGCAACGAGAGGCGTTGGCTCTGGAATGTATGGAGCGCGCTTTCCATCTCGACGAGACGGATGCACGCGTGCTGATGGAACTGGATCAGCTCTACAAGCGTCTTCATCGTCCGCATCAGGAACGTCTGACGTTCTTGCAACGCTATCCTCAACTGATTGCTCAACGTGACGATCTGGTGCTGGAGGAGATCACGCTGCTGAACCAGTTGGAACGCTATGAGGAGGCTATGCATAAGTTGGATGCACACATCTTCCACCCGTGGGAGGGCGGTGAAGGCAAGGTGCCAGCGCAATATCAGATTTGTCGTGTGGAGCGAGCTAAGCAGTTGCTGAAGGCAGATCCACAGTCGGCCGAGGCAAAGCGACTGCTGGAGGAATGCTTGGTCTATCCTGCCCACTTGGGCGAGGGCAAGCTTTACGGTGCTCAGGATAATGACTTCCTCTACTTCTTAGGTCGCTATGAAGAAGGCATCGTCGGACCTACTGAGCCTGCAGCAGCCATGTACTACAATGATGCTAAGCCCGACAAGATATTCTATGCGGGGTTGTGCTATCGCAAACTGGGACAGGAAGACAAGGCACGTGGGCTGTTTAACAAGCTGATCAACTATGGAAAACAGCACATCTTTGAGCATCAAGTGATGGACTATTTTGCCGTGTCGCTGCCTGACCTCCTGATATGGGAAGACTCTCTGGATATGAAGAACCAGATACACTGTAAGTATATGCTGGCGCTGGGGTACTATGGACTTGGCGACAGGGCGCATGCCTTGCGCTATCTGAGTGAGGTGGAGGCGTTAGACAACAACCACCAAGGTATCCAGCAGTTCCGATCGTTAATCAACCTATTATAA
- a CDS encoding sensor histidine kinase KdpD yields the protein MNWELVFYISIFVYIFVYIMGRRNLMRTIWKRNQQLRIALDRAEESDRMKSAFIRSMSHEIRTPLNAINGFSQVLCMNGMDLSEEERIELEQRISTNVEIITVIINELLELAHGESIVVEQERTPMHVNDVCRTALNLAKASQHKDLVFSFESELPDDYTIYSNRNIVSEILNKVLNNAVKFTEEGGITLGCRLHEYNLQITVTDTGIGIPTDKFDEVFENFVKLNEYTEGVGLGLPISRRLAEALHGKLYIDRSYYEGTRFILELPVKFSQE from the coding sequence ATGAACTGGGAACTCGTTTTTTACATATCAATCTTTGTTTACATCTTCGTCTATATCATGGGACGAAGGAATTTAATGCGCACCATTTGGAAGCGTAATCAGCAGTTACGTATTGCTTTGGATAGAGCAGAGGAATCAGATCGAATGAAGTCGGCCTTTATTCGTTCAATGAGTCATGAGATACGCACACCGCTAAATGCCATTAACGGCTTCTCGCAGGTGCTCTGTATGAACGGTATGGACCTGAGCGAAGAGGAACGCATTGAGTTGGAACAGCGTATATCAACGAATGTGGAGATTATCACAGTGATTATCAATGAGCTGCTTGAACTTGCTCACGGTGAGAGTATCGTAGTGGAACAGGAACGCACGCCGATGCACGTGAACGATGTGTGCCGGACAGCGCTAAATCTTGCCAAGGCTTCACAGCATAAGGATCTGGTATTTTCTTTCGAGAGTGAACTGCCTGATGACTATACCATTTACAGCAATCGTAACATTGTGAGCGAGATTTTGAATAAGGTTCTAAACAATGCAGTGAAGTTCACGGAGGAGGGCGGAATCACATTGGGATGCCGGCTGCACGAGTATAATCTTCAGATTACGGTCACTGATACGGGTATCGGCATACCTACGGATAAGTTTGACGAGGTGTTTGAGAACTTTGTGAAGCTGAACGAATATACTGAAGGTGTCGGTTTGGGACTTCCTATCAGTCGCCGTCTTGCTGAGGCTCTTCATGGAAAGTTGTATATCGATCGTTCTTATTATGAGGGCACGCGTTTTATATTGGAGTTGCCGGTAAAGTTCTCACAAGAATAA
- a CDS encoding glycosyl hydrolase 53 family protein encodes MNLRKFILVLLLATGAGLSHAQSFYLCSQGDTRTTNQISFSNNGSTLNDNIQTSAIDSITIHVPALKFVGGDLSMLTKYEKQGAQYKDKNGSAISDLLSFVSEQGWNTIRVRLFVDPVKGQSITDDANKKEVIQDLDFVKKLGKRIKDAGMLFMLDFHYSDTYADPGKQWTPQDWQSLGATQLKEKIYEYTRDCLQQLKDYGAAPDFIQTGNEISYGMLWGAKGTTDNRCYSTSNANNWNRFFELLQQAGRACREVCPQAKIIIHSERVPKVNVLLDFFDRMKNARIDYDIIGLSYYPYFHGKLSVLDNVLSQLEAKNYGKDIQIVETGYPWKWAIPGTTTDLQTTYPYSNAGQKNYTADLISLLKNHPQVNGLSWWWAEANAKGTSGDLNTGWYNASLFDNETGKALDALYELQNFK; translated from the coding sequence ATGAATCTACGTAAGTTCATCCTTGTTTTATTATTGGCAACAGGTGCCGGTCTTTCACACGCACAATCGTTCTATCTATGTAGCCAAGGCGACACACGCACCACCAATCAAATTTCGTTTTCCAACAATGGTTCCACGCTGAATGACAATATCCAGACAAGTGCTATAGACAGCATCACCATACACGTGCCCGCATTAAAGTTTGTGGGTGGCGACCTATCCATGCTCACCAAGTATGAAAAACAGGGGGCACAATACAAAGACAAGAATGGCAGTGCCATCAGCGACCTGCTGTCTTTCGTCAGTGAACAAGGATGGAACACCATCCGCGTGCGTTTGTTTGTTGACCCGGTGAAAGGCCAATCTATCACTGATGATGCCAACAAGAAAGAGGTCATCCAGGACCTCGACTTCGTGAAAAAGCTTGGAAAACGCATCAAAGATGCCGGCATGCTGTTCATGCTCGACTTTCACTATAGCGACACCTATGCAGATCCCGGCAAGCAGTGGACACCACAAGACTGGCAATCGCTTGGTGCCACCCAGCTGAAGGAGAAGATCTACGAATATACTCGTGACTGCCTGCAACAGCTGAAAGACTATGGTGCTGCCCCCGACTTCATCCAAACTGGCAACGAGATTAGCTATGGCATGCTTTGGGGCGCAAAAGGTACTACTGACAACCGCTGCTATTCCACGAGTAATGCCAACAACTGGAATCGTTTCTTTGAGTTGCTGCAGCAAGCAGGCAGAGCCTGTCGCGAAGTTTGTCCGCAGGCCAAGATTATCATTCACAGCGAGCGCGTGCCGAAAGTCAATGTGTTGCTCGATTTTTTCGACCGCATGAAGAATGCCCGAATCGACTACGACATCATCGGACTGAGCTACTACCCCTATTTTCACGGCAAGCTGTCAGTACTTGACAACGTGCTTTCCCAACTGGAAGCAAAGAACTACGGCAAAGACATCCAGATCGTAGAGACCGGCTATCCCTGGAAATGGGCCATACCCGGCACCACCACTGATCTGCAAACCACCTATCCCTACTCCAACGCCGGACAGAAAAACTACACCGCAGACCTGATCTCTCTCTTGAAGAATCATCCTCAAGTGAATGGTCTGTCATGGTGGTGGGCCGAAGCCAATGCCAAGGGAACCTCTGGCGACCTGAACACAGGTTGGTATAACGCCAGCCTCTTCGACAACGAGACGGGCAAAGCGCTGGATGCACTCTACGAACTGCAGAATTTCAAATAA
- the murA gene encoding UDP-N-acetylglucosamine 1-carboxyvinyltransferase, with product MSAFQIEGGHLLSGTIFPQGAKNEALQVICATLLTSEPVTISNIPHIRDVMNLIQLLKDIGVKVVEDEHSTYTFTADHLDLKYLESDEFVQKCAQLRGSVMMIGPLLARMGKAIIAKPGGDKIGRRRLDTHFLGFERLGAQFNHAAKRDVYEISASCLKGAYMLLDEASVTGTANIVMAAVLAKGTTTIYNAACEPYIQQLCKMLNKMGARISGIASNLLTIEGVEELHGTVHRILPDMIEVGSFIGMAAMVGDGIRIKNVSIKDLGIIPDTFRRMGITVNEEDDDLFIPRMRHYEIQSFIDGTILTLADAPWPGLTPDLLSVLITVATQARGSVLVHQKMFESRLFFVDKLIDMGAQIILCDPHRAVIVGHDRKLQLRGGRMSSPDIRAGIALLIAAMSAKGVSRIDNIEQIDRGYENIEGRLNALGAKIQRI from the coding sequence ATGTCAGCATTCCAAATAGAAGGAGGTCATCTGCTCAGCGGAACCATTTTTCCTCAAGGAGCCAAGAACGAGGCTCTGCAAGTGATTTGTGCCACTCTGCTCACCAGTGAACCTGTCACCATCAGCAACATTCCCCACATCCGCGATGTGATGAATCTCATACAGTTGCTCAAGGACATCGGTGTGAAGGTTGTTGAGGACGAGCACTCTACCTATACTTTTACAGCAGACCATCTGGACTTAAAGTATTTGGAGAGCGATGAGTTCGTACAGAAATGTGCCCAGCTACGTGGTTCGGTCATGATGATTGGTCCATTGCTGGCACGAATGGGCAAAGCCATTATCGCTAAGCCAGGCGGTGACAAGATTGGACGCCGCCGTCTGGACACACACTTCCTGGGTTTCGAACGCTTAGGAGCACAATTCAATCATGCTGCCAAACGAGATGTCTATGAGATCTCTGCATCATGCCTAAAGGGTGCATACATGCTTCTCGACGAAGCCTCGGTCACTGGTACCGCCAACATCGTCATGGCGGCTGTTTTGGCTAAAGGTACGACAACCATTTACAACGCTGCATGCGAGCCTTATATTCAACAGCTCTGCAAAATGCTAAACAAGATGGGAGCACGCATCAGTGGCATTGCATCCAACCTGCTCACCATCGAGGGCGTTGAAGAGCTTCATGGTACAGTTCACCGCATCCTACCCGACATGATTGAGGTCGGTTCATTCATTGGTATGGCAGCCATGGTAGGTGATGGCATCCGCATTAAAAACGTTTCTATCAAAGACCTTGGCATCATTCCTGACACCTTCCGGCGTATGGGTATCACGGTTAATGAAGAAGACGACGACCTCTTCATCCCTCGTATGCGTCACTACGAGATACAATCGTTTATTGACGGAACCATCCTCACACTTGCAGATGCACCTTGGCCAGGCTTGACACCAGACCTTCTCTCGGTGCTTATCACCGTGGCCACACAGGCACGTGGCTCCGTACTTGTTCACCAGAAAATGTTTGAGAGCCGCCTATTCTTTGTAGATAAGCTGATAGACATGGGTGCCCAGATTATTCTTTGCGACCCCCATCGCGCAGTAATTGTTGGTCATGACAGAAAGCTACAACTTCGTGGTGGCCGCATGTCAAGCCCCGATATCCGTGCAGGCATTGCTTTGCTTATCGCCGCCATGAGTGCTAAAGGTGTGAGCCGCATCGACAATATCGAACAGATTGACCGTGGTTACGAGAACATAGAAGGACGTCTGAACGCTCTTGGTGCAAAGATTCAACGCATATGA